A DNA window from Altererythrobacter sp. B11 contains the following coding sequences:
- a CDS encoding MAPEG family protein: protein MPAELLVLALACLLLLAHVLLAGYYKTQQYGREWNMGARDEDLPPLNHVAGRLDRARGNFLETFPIAVAALLGVVLAGKAGPVSAAAAWVWLAARVIYLPLYWTGVPKVRTLVWGVGLLALLVVLGVLLLG, encoded by the coding sequence ATGCCTGCCGAACTGCTTGTCCTCGCGCTCGCCTGCCTCCTGCTGCTCGCCCATGTGCTGCTGGCGGGGTATTACAAGACGCAGCAATATGGCCGCGAATGGAACATGGGCGCGCGCGACGAGGACCTGCCCCCGCTCAACCACGTCGCCGGCCGGCTGGACCGGGCGCGGGGCAATTTCCTGGAGACCTTCCCCATCGCCGTGGCGGCGCTGCTGGGCGTGGTGCTCGCCGGCAAGGCCGGCCCGGTCAGCGCCGCGGCCGCCTGGGTGTGGCTGGCCGCGCGGGTGATCTACCTGCCGCTCTACTGGACTGGCGTGCCCAAGGTCCGCACGCTGGTGTGGGGCGTGGGGCTGCTGGCGCTGCTGGTGGTGCTCGGCGTGCTGCTGCTGGGCTGA
- a CDS encoding DUF389 domain-containing protein has translation MSETATDPANGTNGFRDVVYSWLHWWRTDVVGTVNQAEVIARRREECGLSARYLLMLAMSAGIAILGLLLSSPAVVIGAMLLSPLMGPIMGAGFGLAIGDFRWIKQSSRSLVVGTLLSVGFCALVVMLSPLQTVTSEIAARTKPNLFDLLVALFSAIAGAYAMIRGREGTVVGVAIATALMPPLAVVGFGLATFNWTVFSGALMLFVTNLMTIAFTAAVMARLYGFRTTLSDRQTQFQTVLIIAAFVALAIPLGISLRQIAWESNATRQINAAVADAFDDRARLSQIDVNYNTQPIQVSATVLTPELKSDAERVIARATSRRIGAPVEVKLTQYRVGTDAQAAEVAQLAAVQAQREADLQRAEELAERLALVAGVPDSEVLVDRERRRATVRAKPLDGASLGAYFELERRISGQEPEWTVQLVPPARPLPPIAFEDDAMTDRGAEALALTVWAAERIGAPVVISGPTDAVEAVRAALAAKGVAVIARPKGSGYGEVTLRWAAPDESPSADTGE, from the coding sequence GTGAGTGAAACAGCAACGGACCCCGCAAACGGGACCAACGGCTTTCGTGACGTGGTCTATAGCTGGCTGCATTGGTGGCGCACCGATGTGGTCGGCACCGTCAACCAGGCCGAGGTGATCGCCCGCCGACGAGAGGAATGCGGGCTCAGCGCGCGCTACCTGCTGATGCTGGCGATGAGCGCGGGGATCGCCATCCTCGGCCTGCTGCTCTCCTCTCCCGCGGTGGTGATCGGCGCCATGCTGCTTTCGCCGCTGATGGGGCCGATCATGGGGGCGGGCTTCGGCCTCGCCATCGGCGATTTCCGCTGGATCAAGCAATCCTCGCGCTCGCTGGTGGTGGGTACGCTGCTCTCCGTCGGTTTCTGCGCGCTGGTGGTGATGCTCTCCCCGCTGCAGACGGTGACGTCGGAGATCGCGGCGCGCACCAAGCCCAATCTGTTCGACCTGCTGGTGGCGCTGTTTTCGGCCATCGCCGGCGCCTATGCGATGATCCGCGGGCGCGAAGGCACGGTTGTCGGCGTGGCCATCGCCACCGCCCTGATGCCGCCGCTGGCGGTGGTCGGCTTCGGCCTCGCCACCTTCAACTGGACGGTGTTCTCCGGCGCGCTGATGCTGTTCGTGACGAACCTGATGACGATTGCCTTCACCGCGGCGGTGATGGCGCGGCTCTATGGCTTCCGCACCACCCTGTCGGACCGGCAGACGCAGTTCCAGACCGTGTTGATCATCGCCGCCTTCGTGGCGCTGGCGATCCCGCTGGGCATTTCGCTGCGCCAGATCGCCTGGGAATCCAACGCCACGCGCCAGATCAACGCCGCCGTGGCCGATGCTTTTGACGATCGCGCGCGCCTTTCGCAGATCGATGTGAACTACAACACCCAGCCGATCCAGGTGTCCGCCACGGTGCTGACGCCCGAGCTCAAGAGCGATGCGGAGCGGGTGATCGCCCGTGCCACCAGCCGCCGCATCGGCGCGCCGGTGGAAGTGAAGCTGACCCAGTATCGCGTGGGTACCGATGCGCAGGCGGCCGAAGTCGCGCAGCTCGCCGCCGTGCAGGCCCAGCGCGAGGCCGATCTGCAGCGGGCGGAGGAACTGGCCGAGCGGCTCGCGCTGGTGGCCGGCGTGCCGGATAGCGAGGTGCTGGTGGACCGAGAGCGGCGCCGCGCCACCGTGCGGGCGAAACCGCTCGATGGCGCCTCCCTCGGCGCCTATTTCGAGCTGGAGCGCCGCATCTCCGGGCAGGAACCGGAATGGACGGTGCAGCTCGTGCCCCCCGCCCGCCCGCTGCCCCCAATCGCCTTCGAGGATGACGCGATGACCGACCGCGGTGCCGAAGCGCTGGCGCTGACGGTGTGGGCGGCGGAGCGGATCGGCGCGCCGGTGGTGATCTCCGGCCCCACCGACGCGGTGGAGGCCGTCCGCGCAGCGCTCGCGGCCAAGGGCGTGGCGGTAATCGCCCGGCCCAAGGGCTCCGGCTACGGCGAGGTGACTTTGCGCTGGGCCGCCCCCGACGAATCCCCCTCCGCCGATACGGGAGAATGA
- a CDS encoding NADH:ubiquinone oxidoreductase subunit NDUFA12 — MGILSKIFTWWDGATIGTSLFSSMNGEHVGTDSLGNKYYRSTKRKTAGGLEQRWVIYNGANDASRVPSEWHGWLHHSYDELPESHLPPPRIWQVDYSPNATGTPGAYRPTGALEKGGKRARATGDYEAWTPEG; from the coding sequence ATGGGAATCCTCTCCAAGATCTTCACCTGGTGGGACGGTGCGACGATCGGCACCTCGCTGTTCAGCTCCATGAACGGGGAGCATGTCGGCACGGACTCGCTCGGCAACAAATACTACCGCTCCACCAAGCGGAAGACGGCAGGCGGGCTGGAACAGCGCTGGGTAATCTACAACGGCGCCAATGATGCCAGCCGCGTGCCATCCGAATGGCACGGCTGGCTGCATCATTCCTATGACGAGCTGCCGGAAAGCCATCTGCCGCCGCCGCGCATCTGGCAGGTGGATTATTCCCCCAACGCCACCGGCACGCCGGGTGCCTATCGCCCGACGGGGGCGCTGGAGAAGGGCGGCAAGCGCGCCCGCGCCACGGGCGATTACGAAGCCTGGACGCCGGAGGGGTGA
- the msrA gene encoding peptide-methionine (S)-S-oxide reductase MsrA, protein MSEQAILAGGCFWCTEAVFRDVVGVSEVESGYIGGTVADPTYKQVCSGSTGHAEAIRVTYDPAVISYAEILDVFLGTHDPTQLNRQGNDVGTQYRSAIFPLGDAQRQEAEAAIGRWNAEHGEMAVTTIEGPSEWYPAEDYHQEYWEGEGQRNPYCLAVIPPKLMKLRKSFQNKVKAGSAA, encoded by the coding sequence ATGAGCGAACAGGCGATCCTGGCCGGTGGGTGCTTCTGGTGCACAGAGGCCGTGTTTCGCGACGTGGTCGGCGTCAGCGAAGTGGAAAGCGGCTATATCGGCGGCACCGTGGCCGATCCCACCTACAAGCAGGTGTGCAGCGGCTCTACCGGCCATGCCGAGGCGATCCGCGTGACCTATGACCCGGCGGTGATTTCCTATGCGGAGATCCTCGACGTGTTCCTGGGCACGCATGATCCGACGCAGCTCAACCGCCAGGGCAATGACGTGGGCACGCAATATCGCAGCGCGATCTTCCCACTTGGCGATGCCCAGCGGCAGGAGGCCGAGGCGGCCATCGGCCGGTGGAATGCGGAGCATGGCGAAATGGCCGTGACCACGATCGAGGGTCCCTCCGAATGGTATCCGGCCGAGGATTACCATCAGGAATATTGGGAGGGCGAAGGCCAGCGGAACCCCTATTGCCTGGCGGTGATTCCCCCCAAGCTGATGAAGCTGCGCAAGAGCTTCCAGAACAAGGTGAAGGCGGGCAGCGCAGCCTGA
- a CDS encoding regulatory protein RecX — protein sequence MSGYEQARNGQRRKPKPLDEARLRDLALSYMARFATSTGKLEAYLARKLRERGWEGEAPPDIPALVSRYAGLGYVDDEAYARAKSGSLLRRGYGPRRIGEALGAAGIDADLRADTAPGEAAQRHAALALARKRRLGPFGRDGGAADRALREKQIAAMLRAGHRADCAVAIVDAPSAAAAEQWAAEADDEDEREI from the coding sequence ATGAGCGGCTATGAACAAGCACGCAACGGCCAGCGACGCAAGCCAAAGCCGCTGGATGAAGCCCGGCTGCGCGATCTGGCGCTGTCCTATATGGCCCGTTTCGCCACCTCCACCGGCAAGCTGGAAGCCTATCTGGCGCGCAAGCTGCGCGAGCGGGGATGGGAGGGGGAAGCCCCGCCCGATATTCCGGCACTGGTGAGCCGCTACGCCGGCCTCGGCTATGTGGATGATGAAGCCTATGCCCGGGCGAAGAGCGGCAGCCTGCTGCGCCGCGGCTATGGCCCGCGGCGCATCGGCGAAGCGCTCGGCGCGGCCGGGATCGACGCCGATCTGCGTGCCGACACGGCGCCGGGCGAAGCGGCACAGCGGCACGCCGCGCTGGCGCTCGCCCGCAAGCGCCGTCTGGGCCCGTTCGGCCGTGATGGCGGTGCGGCTGACCGTGCTCTCCGCGAAAAGCAGATTGCAGCGATGCTGCGCGCCGGGCACAGGGCCGATTGCGCGGTCGCCATCGTGGATGCGCCCAGCGCCGCCGCGGCCGAACAGTGGGCCGCAGAAGCCGATGATGAAGACGAGCGAGAGATCTGA
- the aat gene encoding leucyl/phenylalanyl-tRNA--protein transferase, with the protein MHAPAQRTIPLELLLAAYRSGIFPMSDSRDDEDVYWVEPRERAILPLDGFRCSRSLAKAIRQDRFRVTCDAAFAEVIHACAAPRPGHPGTWISRRIAESYHALHAAGHAHSIECWQDGELVGGLYGVAFDRVFCGESMFSRRTDASKVALGWLVVLLRRAGFLLLDCQFMTEHLASLGAVEIERDEYLRLLAEATAAPAAQSLPEAYSAVLSAAAGAASAGVGEGEGVSVGEGLAEGAARGAADGASAVSCPGKLIAQSLTHTS; encoded by the coding sequence ATGCACGCCCCTGCGCAGAGAACCATCCCCCTCGAACTACTGCTGGCCGCCTATCGCAGCGGCATCTTCCCCATGTCCGACAGCCGGGATGACGAGGATGTCTATTGGGTGGAGCCGCGCGAGCGGGCGATCCTGCCGCTGGACGGCTTCCGCTGCTCGCGCTCGCTGGCCAAGGCGATCCGGCAGGACCGGTTCCGCGTCACCTGCGATGCCGCTTTTGCCGAGGTGATCCACGCCTGCGCCGCGCCGCGCCCCGGCCATCCCGGAACCTGGATCAGCCGCCGCATCGCCGAGAGCTATCATGCGCTGCACGCGGCGGGCCATGCCCACTCGATCGAATGCTGGCAGGATGGCGAGCTGGTGGGCGGGCTCTATGGCGTGGCCTTCGACCGGGTGTTCTGCGGCGAAAGCATGTTCAGCCGGCGCACCGATGCCTCCAAGGTCGCACTCGGCTGGCTGGTCGTGCTGCTGCGGCGAGCGGGCTTCCTGCTGCTGGATTGCCAGTTCATGACCGAACACCTCGCCTCGCTTGGCGCGGTGGAGATCGAGCGGGACGAATATCTGCGGCTGCTGGCGGAAGCCACCGCCGCCCCGGCCGCGCAGTCGCTGCCCGAAGCCTATTCCGCGGTGCTGTCTGCCGCTGCCGGCGCTGCCTCTGCGGGCGTGGGCGAGGGGGAAGGCGTGTCCGTGGGGGAAGGGCTGGCCGAAGGCGCGGCGCGCGGCGCGGCCGATGGGGCCTCTGCCGTTTCCTGCCCCGGGAAGCTCATCGCGCAATCCTTGACCCACACGTCATAG
- a CDS encoding fatty acyl-AMP ligase produces MTELTPTPNDCPLPRRRADFATFNAAVDYAARSEKGLNFHDMRGTLTCVYPYRQMREDALLMARRLVAAGVEKGDRVALIAETGPDFAALFCGAVYAGAWPVPLPLPTTFGGKENYIEQLAVQLESCDPKVLLYPAEISEMAGAAAVRQGCEGIDWESFAEREAPEAELPEAQPDDICYLQYSSGSTRFPTGVAVTHRALLHNLYGHASSMNIGENDRVASWLPWYHDMGLVGCFLSLIANQVSVDYLRTEHFARRPLAWLDLISRNQGNTLSYSPTFGYDICARRISSQSNVAERFDLSRWRLAGNGADMIRPDVMQNFVNAFAPAGFRASAFTPSYGLAEATLAVTVMPPGEGIRVELVEEERLSGSKRDLSRPARYRAIVNCGKPLPDMDVEIRGEGGKARKDRQIGKVWCRGPSVMHSYFRNPEATAECLVDGWLDTGDMGYMADGYLFIVGRAKDMIIINGKNHWPQDIEWAVEQLPGFNHGDIAAFSVEMENGEEAPAVLVHCRVSDPDERIRLRDTIRDKVRAITGMNCVVELVPPRTLPRTSSGKLSRAKAKRLYLSGEIEPLNLAA; encoded by the coding sequence ATGACCGAACTCACCCCCACTCCTAATGACTGCCCGCTGCCCCGGCGCCGGGCGGATTTCGCCACTTTCAACGCTGCCGTGGACTATGCCGCCCGAAGCGAGAAGGGCCTGAATTTCCACGACATGCGCGGGACGCTGACCTGCGTCTATCCCTATCGCCAGATGCGCGAAGATGCGTTGCTGATGGCCCGCCGGCTGGTTGCCGCCGGGGTCGAAAAGGGCGATCGCGTGGCGCTGATCGCGGAAACGGGGCCGGATTTCGCGGCGCTGTTCTGCGGCGCGGTCTATGCCGGCGCCTGGCCCGTGCCGCTGCCGCTGCCGACAACCTTCGGCGGCAAGGAAAACTATATCGAGCAGCTGGCGGTGCAGCTGGAAAGCTGCGATCCGAAAGTCCTGCTCTATCCGGCTGAGATCTCTGAAATGGCCGGTGCCGCCGCCGTGCGGCAGGGTTGCGAAGGCATCGACTGGGAAAGCTTTGCCGAGCGCGAGGCGCCCGAGGCCGAGCTGCCCGAAGCCCAGCCGGACGACATCTGCTATCTCCAGTATTCCAGCGGATCGACCCGCTTCCCCACCGGCGTGGCGGTGACCCACCGGGCCCTGCTGCACAATCTCTATGGCCATGCCTCCTCGATGAACATCGGGGAGAATGACCGGGTGGCGAGCTGGCTGCCGTGGTATCACGACATGGGGCTGGTCGGCTGCTTCCTGTCGCTGATCGCCAATCAGGTGTCGGTGGACTATCTGCGCACCGAACATTTCGCGCGCCGCCCGCTGGCCTGGCTCGATCTCATCAGCCGCAACCAGGGCAACACGCTCTCCTACTCCCCCACCTTCGGCTATGACATCTGCGCGCGGCGCATTTCCAGCCAGTCGAATGTGGCAGAACGTTTCGACCTGTCGCGCTGGCGGCTGGCGGGCAATGGCGCGGACATGATCCGGCCCGACGTGATGCAGAATTTCGTCAATGCCTTCGCGCCCGCCGGTTTCCGGGCGAGTGCCTTCACCCCCAGCTATGGCCTGGCCGAAGCGACGCTGGCCGTGACCGTGATGCCCCCGGGCGAGGGCATCCGCGTGGAACTGGTGGAGGAAGAGCGGCTGTCGGGATCGAAGCGCGATCTCTCCCGCCCGGCGCGCTATCGCGCGATCGTGAACTGCGGCAAGCCGCTGCCCGATATGGATGTGGAAATCCGCGGGGAAGGCGGCAAGGCGCGCAAGGACCGGCAGATCGGCAAGGTGTGGTGCCGCGGCCCCAGCGTGATGCATTCCTATTTCCGCAATCCCGAAGCCACCGCCGAATGCTTGGTGGATGGCTGGCTGGACACGGGCGACATGGGCTACATGGCCGATGGCTATCTGTTCATCGTCGGCCGGGCGAAGGACATGATCATCATCAACGGCAAGAACCACTGGCCGCAGGATATCGAATGGGCGGTGGAGCAATTGCCGGGCTTCAACCATGGCGACATCGCCGCCTTCTCCGTCGAGATGGAGAACGGGGAAGAGGCGCCTGCCGTGCTGGTGCATTGCCGCGTGTCCGACCCGGACGAGCGGATCAGGCTGCGCGACACGATCCGCGACAAGGTGCGCGCGATCACCGGGATGAATTGCGTGGTCGAACTGGTGCCCCCGCGCACCCTGCCGCGCACCAGCTCGGGCAAGCTCAGCCGCGCCAAGGCCAAGCGGCTGTATCTTTCGGGCGAGATCGAGCCGCTGAATCTGGCGGCGTAA
- a CDS encoding toxic anion resistance protein — translation MATSTNNATKTDLGLELTPPDPVPTVSAEKAAGLVPVSDEKKTKLDEKVDSFVADLVSLDANSPDFGKKVDQITSMGRKEIAAAAGMSNRFLDRPVRAMDKDEGVGADLAQLRRVVEELDPGKRGKLSGTRKILGIIPWGNKLNEYFRSYQSAQTHIQSILSSLASGKDELLMDNAAIDVERQKLWESMGSLEQMIHIAKTLDARLEDKAAELDATDPAKAKAIRETALFYVRQRTQDLLTQMAVSVQGYLALDLVKKNNVELVKGVDRASTTTVSALRTAVTVAEAMTNQRLVLQQITSLNQTTANIIDSTSTMLADQTGKIHEQAASSTIPLETLQRAFQNIYDTMDNIDSFKLRALDSMKQTVTTLSAEVEKSKGYIARAEGQSQAQANIAASEPSLLSLDS, via the coding sequence ATGGCAACCAGCACCAATAATGCGACCAAGACGGATCTCGGCCTCGAGCTGACACCGCCCGATCCGGTGCCCACCGTCAGCGCGGAAAAGGCCGCCGGCCTCGTGCCGGTGAGCGACGAGAAGAAGACGAAGCTGGACGAGAAGGTGGACAGCTTCGTGGCCGATCTGGTCTCGCTGGATGCCAATTCGCCCGATTTCGGCAAGAAGGTGGACCAGATCACCAGCATGGGCCGCAAGGAAATTGCGGCCGCCGCCGGCATGTCCAACCGCTTCCTCGATCGCCCGGTGCGGGCGATGGACAAGGATGAAGGCGTCGGCGCCGATCTGGCCCAGCTGCGCCGCGTGGTGGAGGAACTCGATCCCGGCAAGCGCGGCAAGCTTTCGGGCACCCGCAAGATCCTGGGCATCATCCCCTGGGGCAACAAGCTGAACGAATATTTCCGCAGCTACCAGAGCGCGCAGACGCATATCCAGTCCATCCTCTCCAGCCTCGCCAGCGGCAAGGACGAGCTGCTGATGGACAATGCCGCCATCGATGTGGAGCGGCAGAAGCTGTGGGAATCCATGGGCAGCCTGGAGCAGATGATCCACATCGCCAAGACGCTGGACGCGCGGCTGGAAGACAAGGCGGCCGAGCTGGACGCGACCGATCCGGCAAAGGCCAAGGCCATTCGCGAGACGGCGCTGTTCTATGTCCGCCAGCGCACGCAGGATCTGCTGACGCAGATGGCGGTGAGCGTGCAGGGCTATCTCGCGCTCGATCTCGTCAAGAAGAACAATGTGGAGCTGGTGAAGGGCGTGGACCGCGCCAGCACCACCACCGTTTCCGCCCTGCGCACCGCGGTGACGGTGGCGGAGGCAATGACCAACCAGCGGCTGGTGCTGCAGCAGATCACCTCGCTCAACCAGACCACCGCCAATATCATCGATTCCACCAGCACCATGCTGGCCGACCAGACGGGCAAGATCCACGAACAGGCCGCCTCCAGCACCATCCCGCTGGAAACGCTGCAGCGCGCCTTCCAGAACATCTATGACACGATGGACAATATCGACAGCTTCAAGCTGCGCGCGCTGGACAGCATGAAGCAGACGGTCACCACCCTCTCTGCCGAGGTGGAGAAGTCCAAGGGCTATATCGCCCGCGCCGAAGGGCAGTCGCAGGCGCAGGCCAATATCGCCGCCAGCGAACCGTCGCTGCTGTCGCTGGACAGCTGA
- a CDS encoding DUF192 domain-containing protein, with protein sequence MRAVLLSALLPLSLLVPACSPQAAEQTAAPVPEVSIHPISGLEVVPLSITSSGKTHRFRVEMARTPQQQAQGLMQRETMGADEGMLFPYAQPHTLSFWMKDTILPLDIIFIGTDDKIVNIAAKAVPFSEEPIVSDGPAVAVLELNGGRAAQLGIKAGDTVSW encoded by the coding sequence ATGCGCGCCGTATTGCTTTCCGCCCTCCTCCCCCTGTCGCTGCTGGTGCCGGCCTGTTCCCCCCAGGCGGCGGAGCAGACGGCCGCGCCGGTGCCGGAGGTTTCGATCCACCCGATTTCCGGCCTCGAAGTGGTGCCGCTGTCCATCACCTCATCGGGCAAGACCCACCGCTTCCGCGTGGAAATGGCGCGCACGCCGCAGCAGCAGGCGCAGGGGCTGATGCAGCGCGAGACCATGGGCGCGGACGAAGGGATGCTGTTTCCCTATGCCCAGCCCCATACGCTGAGCTTCTGGATGAAGGACACCATCCTGCCGCTGGACATCATCTTCATCGGCACCGACGACAAGATCGTGAACATCGCCGCCAAGGCCGTGCCCTTTTCGGAAGAGCCGATCGTCTCCGACGGGCCGGCAGTCGCCGTGCTGGAGCTGAATGGCGGCCGCGCGGCCCAGCTGGGCATCAAAGCCGGCGACACGGTGAGCTGGTAG
- a CDS encoding polyhydroxyalkanoic acid system family protein: MEVALPHGLGKAEVRRRLHANSHEIADHIPGGFADVATSWPSEDRMAMTINAMGQTIAGHVDVEDSRVLMVFDLPPALGFLKPLIEAAVRQQGDKLLAPPE; the protein is encoded by the coding sequence ATGGAAGTCGCGCTGCCCCACGGGCTGGGCAAGGCCGAGGTCCGCCGCCGGCTGCACGCCAACAGCCATGAAATCGCCGATCACATACCTGGCGGCTTCGCCGATGTGGCGACCAGCTGGCCGAGCGAGGACCGGATGGCGATGACCATCAACGCCATGGGCCAGACCATCGCCGGCCATGTCGATGTCGAAGACAGCCGCGTGCTGATGGTGTTCGATCTGCCGCCCGCGCTCGGCTTCCTCAAGCCGCTGATCGAAGCGGCGGTGCGCCAGCAGGGGGACAAGCTGCTCGCCCCGCCGGAATAG
- a CDS encoding alanine/glycine:cation symporter family protein has protein sequence MTGEQSGATFLDHVTNVSDFIWGGTFAGQEVLPFPPMVIVLFGVGLYMMIGLRFMPILKLGSAFGGLFASRKGSGAGEISPFAALSTALSGQVGTGNLAGVATAIALGGPGAVFWMWITALIGMALAFAEGSLAIRYRERTSDGAYRGGPMSYIMIGLGPKWTWLAMVFCLGTLFSSLVTGNSIQSNAVADGLNELFGLEEWAGGLVTAFAVFIVIIGGIRSIGNVADKIVPFMAGAYIAMAVVAILLNIQDIPETFSRIFAGAFNAQSASGGFVGAAMIMAVRAGVARGLFSNEAGQGSTPIAHAVAQTDDPALQGRLAMMGTFIDTIVICTMTALVILTVEGDFHAGTAAVKHAWQSDLTGFAMTSGAFAAAFPLAFGGVPLGTLIAGVALIMFVFTTLLTWSYYGERAITFLYDRVPGSTRGGEKLLHRAWRVLWCLAIFIGAVQPSETVWRLGDISNATMALPNLLALALLSGVVFRLARGERRAGADHTQVTAEEPDEY, from the coding sequence GTGACGGGCGAACAGAGCGGGGCGACCTTTCTCGACCATGTGACGAATGTCTCTGACTTCATCTGGGGTGGCACCTTTGCCGGGCAGGAGGTGCTGCCGTTCCCGCCCATGGTGATCGTGCTGTTCGGCGTCGGCCTCTACATGATGATCGGCCTGCGGTTCATGCCGATCCTGAAGCTGGGCAGCGCCTTCGGCGGTTTGTTCGCCAGCCGCAAGGGCAGCGGCGCGGGCGAGATCAGCCCCTTCGCGGCGCTTTCCACCGCGCTTTCGGGGCAGGTCGGCACGGGCAATCTGGCCGGCGTCGCCACCGCGATCGCGCTGGGCGGGCCGGGCGCGGTGTTCTGGATGTGGATCACGGCCCTCATCGGCATGGCGCTGGCCTTCGCGGAAGGCAGCCTCGCCATCCGCTATCGCGAACGGACCAGCGACGGCGCCTATCGCGGCGGGCCGATGAGCTACATCATGATCGGCCTCGGCCCGAAATGGACCTGGCTGGCGATGGTGTTCTGCCTTGGCACGCTGTTCTCCTCGCTCGTCACCGGCAATTCGATCCAGTCCAACGCGGTGGCGGACGGGCTGAACGAGCTGTTCGGGCTGGAGGAATGGGCCGGCGGGCTGGTGACGGCCTTCGCCGTGTTCATCGTGATCATCGGCGGCATCCGCTCCATCGGCAATGTGGCGGACAAGATCGTGCCCTTCATGGCGGGCGCCTACATCGCCATGGCGGTGGTGGCGATCCTGCTGAACATCCAGGATATTCCTGAAACCTTCAGCCGTATCTTCGCCGGCGCCTTCAACGCGCAGAGCGCCAGCGGCGGCTTCGTGGGCGCGGCCATGATCATGGCGGTGCGCGCGGGCGTGGCGCGCGGCCTGTTCTCCAACGAGGCGGGGCAGGGCTCTACCCCCATCGCCCATGCCGTGGCGCAGACGGACGATCCGGCGCTGCAGGGCCGGCTGGCGATGATGGGCACCTTCATCGACACAATCGTGATCTGCACCATGACGGCGTTGGTGATCCTGACGGTGGAAGGCGATTTCCACGCCGGCACGGCGGCGGTGAAGCACGCCTGGCAATCGGATCTCACGGGCTTTGCCATGACCAGCGGCGCCTTCGCTGCGGCCTTCCCGCTGGCGTTTGGCGGTGTGCCGCTGGGCACGCTGATCGCCGGCGTGGCGCTGATCATGTTCGTGTTCACCACGCTGCTCACCTGGTCATACTATGGCGAGCGGGCGATCACCTTCCTCTACGACCGCGTGCCGGGATCGACCCGCGGCGGGGAGAAGCTGCTGCACCGCGCCTGGCGCGTGCTGTGGTGCCTGGCGATCTTCATCGGCGCGGTGCAGCCGTCGGAAACGGTGTGGCGGCTGGGCGATATCTCCAACGCCACCATGGCATTGCCAAACCTCTTGGCGCTGGCGCTGCTGTCAGGCGTGGTGTTCCGCCTCGCCCGCGGGGAACGCCGGGCGGGGGCGGACCATACGCAGGTGACGGCGGAAGAGCCGGACGAATATTGA
- a CDS encoding class I SAM-dependent methyltransferase, which produces MKRVIWAAVAAVSMVVPMAAQAQDTLDGVLADARRAEDAPRDRYRHPRETLEFFQVEPGMTVADYLPAGGWYTRILVPYLGPQGRYIAIGPDVSAMEERMRNYMGGLAEKFPASTAKWNLPAEGPEITAFNMDAYPEALDGTVDRVLIFREMHNQFRFGWLHDDLLKIRRMLKPGGMVGLTDHRASEDAPFSMTDGNKGYLRQSDVIALMDAYGFDLVAESEINANPKDTKDYERGVWALPPGLSGATDATRPKLEAIGESDRMTLLFRKRP; this is translated from the coding sequence ATGAAAAGGGTGATCTGGGCGGCGGTGGCCGCGGTGAGCATGGTGGTGCCGATGGCGGCGCAGGCGCAGGATACGCTGGACGGCGTGCTGGCCGATGCGCGCCGCGCCGAAGACGCCCCACGCGATCGCTATCGCCATCCGAGGGAGACGCTGGAATTCTTCCAGGTGGAACCCGGCATGACGGTGGCCGATTACCTGCCGGCCGGCGGCTGGTACACGCGCATCCTGGTCCCCTATCTGGGGCCGCAGGGGCGTTACATCGCCATCGGGCCCGATGTCAGCGCCATGGAAGAGCGAATGCGCAATTACATGGGCGGGCTGGCGGAGAAATTCCCCGCGAGCACGGCGAAGTGGAACCTGCCGGCGGAAGGGCCGGAGATCACTGCTTTCAACATGGATGCCTATCCCGAAGCCCTTGATGGCACGGTGGACCGGGTGCTGATCTTCCGGGAAATGCACAACCAGTTCCGCTTCGGCTGGTTGCATGACGATCTGCTCAAGATCCGCCGCATGCTCAAGCCCGGCGGGATGGTGGGTCTCACCGATCATCGCGCATCGGAGGATGCGCCCTTTTCGATGACCGACGGCAACAAGGGCTATCTGCGCCAGAGCGACGTGATCGCGCTGATGGACGCCTATGGCTTCGATCTGGTGGCGGAGAGCGAGATCAACGCCAATCCGAAGGACACCAAGGATTACGAGCGCGGGGTGTGGGCGCTGCCGCCCGGCCTTTCCGGCGCCACGGATGCGACGCGGCCGAAGCTGGAAGCGATCGGCGAAAGCGACCGGATGACGCTGCTGTTCCGCAAGCGGCCGTGA